The stretch of DNA ACTTGGTACGAAAAAGTTGATGCAGCTTACCAAAACGGATGCAGAAGATTTGATGGTGCTATAAAAGGTTTTGGTGGCTGCCCCATGGCAACCGACAAACTAACGGGCAACATGCCAACTGAGAATATCGTCAGTTATTTAACTGAAAATAAAATAAATACAACTATTAATCTGGACGAATTTAACACTTCAATACTTGAAGCAATAAAAGTTTTTCCTCAATAAAACAATATTATGTTAGCAAACGAATTTAGCGAAACCTGTTTTCAATACGAAAACTTTATGGTGTGGGACATTGAAAATGTAGATGCCTTTTTTAAAGGAAACGAAGTGCTAAAAACCATTTTTGAAGATTGTTACAAAATACCGTTCAAAGATTATAAAGAGCGTAGAACCGAAATTCAGGAAACAGACTTACAAATGATGACCAAACTACTAAATTACGTTGACGATAAACATTTTTTTATATTTACCATTCATGATGAAAACCACATGGAATTAGTAAAAATGCAACGTTCAAAAATAATGGACTTTGGTTTAAATATTGAAGACATCAGGAACGATCATGTTTATGTAATGATTATGGATAAGAAAACTGCAAGCTTTAGTTAGTTCATAACATCGTTGATAACCTTTTAAAAATCATATTTTTTTATAATTCATTTTATTCTACATTTGTACCGTTATTGGTTTTCAGAACTAAGCATTCTGGAATTAATAGGGAATTAGGTGTAAATCCTAGACTGTACCCGCAGCTGTAAACTCTAGTAGTTTTCACAATTAGCCACTGATTAATACTCGGGAAGGCGTGAAAATAAGGAGTGAGTCAGAAGACCTGCCTATAACGTTGAATACCTCTATGGGTATTTAGCTAGCTTTCGGGAAAAAAGGCAATTTGGTTATCATCACATTAACTATCATTGTTTACATCCCGGTTTAATTAATTTATTGTTTAACTCATTTAAAATTAAACCGATGAGAAAAATTTACAAACATTCCATTATTTTGGGATTAGGATTAATGTTGTCCTCAACTAACATTACAGCACAAACAGCCGATTTTGAAAACTTAACCCTACCAGCCGAATCCTATTGGGATGGCTCAGATTTAAGCGGTACACACAACAATGGAGAATTTCACTCTGAATTTACCAGTGGTGATTTTACCTTTCCGAATGTTTTTGATACCACTTGGGGTGCTCCAGGTTATTGGTTAGGAGGTTTTGCCTATTCCAACATGACTGATACAACGACTTCGGGTGTTGGAAATAAATACAGTGCAAAAGCTGGTAGTCAGATTGGTTCTCCAAATTATGTAGTAGCCTCAAATAATTCATCTTTTAAATCAACACAAGGCATAGATATACTTAGTCTCGAAATAACAAATTCTACATATGCCTACAATAGCATGAGAGATGGAGATGCTTTTGCTAAAAAATTTGGAGGTCCAACTGGCAATGATCCCGATTGGTATAAAATCAATATAAAAACCTATTTTCAAAGCACTTTAATTGATAGCTTGGATTTTTATTTAGCCGATTTTCGTTTTGCAGATAATTCTCAAGATTACATAATAAAAGACTGGCGTAGCTTATGGATTAGTTCGTCTAATTTTAATGTATTTGACAGCATATACTTCGAACTCAGTTCCTCAGATGTTGGCATGTGGGGAATGAATACTCCTGCATTTTTCTGTATGGACAATTTAAATATAATTATTACTTCGATTAATGAATTGCCAAAAGACAATTTTTCTTTCTACCCCAACCCAACTACTTCTGTTTTAAACATTAAAAGTGTTGAGGCAATTGAATCGGCAAAGGTTATTGACATTACTGGTAAGACTATATTAACGGTAGCTGGAAACAACCAAAATCTAATGCAAATTGGTGTAGCAGAACTGAATGCTGGAGTTTATTTTATTCAATTAAGCTCTAAAGGAACAACTAGTATACAAAAGTTTATAAAACAATAAAAAGTCTTCGACAGGCTCAGACTGACATTTTTTTGTCACACTAAGCTTGTCGAAGTGTTTTAATTATGAAACCAACATTTTTTATATTTATTCTCTTTTGTAGCAACTTGTTTGCACAAGGTCCTTATGCCCCAGCGGTTGGCCAAGCAGGAACAACTGCAATCCATAAAGATTCAACTGTTTTTACCGCTTGGGCAAGTAATTGTGAGTTAATTAGAGGTTGGCAAAACATTGCGGACACCTCTTTAGGTAAAACAACCATTGGCAACGACACTTCAGCTACGGGTAAATCTGGCGTAAATGGCTTGGTCAGTTTAGGTGATGGAGGCATGGCTACATTAACATTTAACGGTTTTATTTACAACGATGTAGGAGCTGATTTTGCGGTTTTCGAAAACTCTTTTGATGGTATGTTTTTAGAATTGGCTTTTGTAGAAGTAAGTTCTGATGGTATTAATTTTTTCCGTTTCGATGCTTTTTCGCTA from Flavobacteriales bacterium encodes:
- a CDS encoding DUF4465 domain-containing protein, which produces MRKIYKHSIILGLGLMLSSTNITAQTADFENLTLPAESYWDGSDLSGTHNNGEFHSEFTSGDFTFPNVFDTTWGAPGYWLGGFAYSNMTDTTTSGVGNKYSAKAGSQIGSPNYVVASNNSSFKSTQGIDILSLEITNSTYAYNSMRDGDAFAKKFGGPTGNDPDWYKINIKTYFQSTLIDSLDFYLADFRFADNSQDYIIKDWRSLWISSSNFNVFDSIYFELSSSDVGMWGMNTPAFFCMDNLNIIITSINELPKDNFSFYPNPTTSVLNIKSVEAIESAKVIDITGKTILTVAGNNQNLMQIGVAELNAGVYFIQLSSKGTTSIQKFIKQ